In the Candidatus Poseidoniia archaeon genome, CGGCGGCGACTGGTTCTGCCTCGTCGACATGCGCAAGTTCGGCCGCGCCTGGCTCGTCGCGCGCGCCAGCGAAGTGGTGGGCCACCTCGGCCCCGAGCCGCTCTCGCGCACCTTCACCGCCGCCCGCTTCGAGGCGATGCTGGCCCCCCGCAAGGCAAGGTTGAAGCCGCTGCTGCTCGACCAGCGCTTCCTCGCCGGGCTGGGGAATATCTACGTCGACGAGTCGCTCCACGCCGCCCGCATCCACCCGCTGCGGACCGCCGCGTCGCTCTCCGCCGGCGAAGTGCGGCGGCTGTATCGCCACATTCGTCGCATCCTGCGCGCCGCGATTGCCGCGGGCGGCACGACCGTCCAGAACTTCGCCGGCCCAAATGGTGCGCCGGGGCGGTTTCGCGACCGCCTGCAGGTCTTCCGCCGTACAGGCGAGCCGTGCTACCGCTGTGGAACGGCGGTCGAGCGCAGCGTTGTCGCGCAGCGCGGGACGCACTCCTGCCCGCGCTGCCAACCGCTCTGAATCCTTAAATACAACTCGGGGCTCGCCCTGAAAGAGGATCCTGAACCATGATGGCAGCCAAGAAAATCTCGAAAAAAATAGTAGTGCTCGGCGACCCTGCCGTAGGCAAGACCAGCCTCATCCGGCGCTTCGTTATCGACGCCTTTGATGACAAGTACCTGACCACGATTGGGGCGAAGATTGTCAAGAAGGAGGTTCCGCTCCGCTCGGGCGGCGCGAAGCCGGACATGGATGTGACGCTGATGATCTGGGATATTGCCGGCCAGAAGACGCTCGGCAACGTCAAGCAGGCGTACTACCGTGGCGCTGAAGGGGCGATGATTGTCTGCGACATTACCCGCCGCGAGACGCTGCTATCGACGATTGACTGGATTAAGACCCTGATGCAGGTGACTGGCGAAATCCCGGTTGTACTGCTCGCCAACAAGTGTGACCTGATGGACCAGGCGCTCTTCGGTGACAAGGAGATGCAGGAAGTTTCCAACAAGCTGAATGCACCCTTCCTCCTCACATCTGCCAAGGATGGCCGGAACGTCAATGACGCTTTCCAGAGCATCGCTTCGCAGATGATCGAGGGGATGGGGTAAACGGGCGGCTGCCCGATGGAAGACTTCTACGACTCGGACATAGGCGCCCAGACTGCCGACATCCTGGTGCTGCCGAGCAGCTTTCTCAGGACACTCTGGAAAGAGCTGACTGAGGGGCTCGGCGAGGAGGAAGGCCAGAAGGCGTTCTTCCGCTGCGGTGAAACGGTCGGCGAGAGCCTCGCCGCCAACTACTCGGGCGACACAGGGCAGATTGACGCGCTGCTCAATCAGGCGTGGGCCGAGGCGGGCCTTGGCCTGCTGTTCGTCCTCGAGGCGAACCCTGAGAGAGTTGTTTGCAAGGTGGAGAGCCTGCTCGAGGTAAACGTCATCGGGATTTCAGAGCCATGCAACTTTACCTCCGGCTGTATTGCGGGCGTGCTCAAGGGCATCATGCAACATCCTTATAGCGTGGAAGAGGACTCAGTCGGTGAAGATACTCGTGTCTTCACTTTCAACCCGGTGTAATCGATGGCGGAGCTCAACTGGCGGAAACAACTCGCAAAACTGCTCTATAATGGCGACCTCGAGGCGGCTACCAACTTGCTCGAGGGAGGGCTGCGCAGCAACCCCCGCAACATGTCGATGAAGGTCGAGCTGGGCAAAGTGCAATTCATGCAGGGCGATATCGATAGCGCCCGCACCACTTTCGAGGGCGCCCTGCTTGCTAA is a window encoding:
- a CDS encoding Rab family GTPase gives rise to the protein MAAKKISKKIVVLGDPAVGKTSLIRRFVIDAFDDKYLTTIGAKIVKKEVPLRSGGAKPDMDVTLMIWDIAGQKTLGNVKQAYYRGAEGAMIVCDITRRETLLSTIDWIKTLMQVTGEIPVVLLANKCDLMDQALFGDKEMQEVSNKLNAPFLLTSAKDGRNVNDAFQSIASQMIEGMG
- the mutM gene encoding bifunctional DNA-formamidopyrimidine glycosylase/DNA-(apurinic or apyrimidinic site) lyase, which translates into the protein MPELPEVETCRRALAPLLTGRTLTAAEARWPRAAETPLPVAGRRIVRLERRGKFLLLRLDRGWLVVHLRMTGRLVVAREPPARTTVAFGLDGGDWFCLVDMRKFGRAWLVARASEVVGHLGPEPLSRTFTAARFEAMLAPRKARLKPLLLDQRFLAGLGNIYVDESLHAARIHPLRTAASLSAGEVRRLYRHIRRILRAAIAAGGTTVQNFAGPNGAPGRFRDRLQVFRRTGEPCYRCGTAVERSVVAQRGTHSCPRCQPL